The following proteins are co-located in the Ascochyta rabiei chromosome 8, complete sequence genome:
- a CDS encoding Chitin synthase, class 7, translated as MGFGDFSTLCDKASIPLCALVGHQEINGGAGIQTKCYARTIEIANTLIFQAANDFMHILALIMTVIMIIHVRSKFTAVGRKEITSFFYIYFLLTIVSLILDAGVAAPGSAAYPYFAAAQNGLVSALCTSLLINGFVGFQLYEDGTTLSVWLLRLTSLAMFIIGGAISLLTFKNWAGLDAKNPIGIFVVTYIVNAIFLFVYLVSQIILVLGTLEDRWPMGDIVFGVFFFIIGQVILYVFGDTICDGVQHYLDGLFFATICNLLAVMMVYKYWDSITREDLEFSVGVKQHNWEVKELLQDEDKRGTVYQESEYASSMYQQPYPRHSQYSNLGH; from the exons ATGGGTTTTGGCGACTTCTCCACGCTATGCGACAAGGCGTCGATACCGCTGTGCGCCCTCGTGGGCCACCAGGAAATCAACGGTGGCGCCGGCATACAGACAAAGTGCTATGCGCGCACGATCGAGATTGCAAACACGCTCATCTTCCAAGCCGCCAACGACTTCATGCACATCCTCGCCCTGATCATGACGGTCATCATGATCATACACGTCCGCTCCAAGTTTACGGCGGTTG GTCGAAAGGAAATCACCTCCTTCTTCTACATCTACTTCCTCCTGACTATTGTCTCGCTCATCCTCGACGCCGGCGTTGCCGCCCCTGGCTCGGCCGCCTACCCTTACTTCGCCGCGGCTCAAAACGGCCTTGTTTCTGCCCTTTGCACCAGCCTACTGATCAACGGCTTCGTGGGCTTTCAGCTGTACGAGGACGGCACCACACTCTCCGTCTGGCTGCTGCGATTGACCTCCCTCGCCATGTTCATCATTGGTGGCGCCATCTCCCTCCTTACCTTCAAGAACTGGGCCGGCCTGGACGCTAAGAACCCCATTGGCATCTTCGTCGTCACATACATTGTCAACGCCATCTTCCTTTTCGTCTATCTTGTCAGTCAGATTATCCTCGTGCTAGGCACGCTCGAGGACCGCTGGCCCATGGGCGACATTGTGTTTggcgtcttcttcttcatcatCGGACAAGTCATCTTGTACGTCTTCGGCGACACCATATGTGACGGTGTGCAGCACTATCTTGACGGCTTGTTCTTTGCTACCATCTGCAATCTGCTCGCAGTCATGATGGTCTACAAG TACTGGGACTCGATCACTCGCGAAGACCTCGAGTTCTCCGTTGGTGTCAAGCAACACAACTGGGAAGTCAAGGAACTTCTGCAAGACGAGGACAAACGCGGAACCGTCTATCAAGAGTCTGAATACGCGTCGTCCATGTACCAGCAACCGTACCCTCGACACTCGCAGTACTCCAACCTGGGTCATTGA
- a CDS encoding mitochondrial dynamin GTPase Msp1 translates to MSGRLATARLATLARRTALHAPRRYTTHSLPAGGLLRTEAGLRLIKRRPWPLGSYALHNLPATRSISFARVVPKLVTKLATAGAAAGGAVIAGVSYIQYQAGQAGSFAIDLFGRAKEGVSYVAGGALGSVNGFFDQIDQGWRKTKDDLEKAEYPEWLQSLLANGDSAGAGGSHVGGQGPEGPKKSGAGTAAAGASTAAAFGYAQDDDDQADKHEAEKIARDEQMMMLTKKMIEIRGLLQTVGQSESLTLPSIVVIGSQSSGKSSVLEAIVGHEFLPKGHNMVTRRPIELTLVNTPDAQAEYGEFPALGLGKVTDFNQIQRTLTDLNLAVPASDCVSDDPIQLRIYSPNVPDLSLIDLPGYIQVVGRDQPPQLKERISQLCEKYIRSPNVILAISAADVDLANSTALRASRKVDPRGERTIGVITKMDLVDPQRAVSLLSDKKYALRLGYVGVVCRVPAGAGGGKLFHRGNGNIQNAIAKNENAYFNAHAEFAPESQLDVGTRSLKKKLMHVLEQTMAASLKTTSEAIQRELAEATYEFKVQYNERPLSAESYLAESLDGFKHSFRGFTESFGRREVRELLKHELDQQVLNLLAQRYWNRPFDDLSPPFPETDPLSSLATADPEGEDSIWKIKLDSSSAALTKLGVGRLATSVIANALQAHVEHLIVNSRFAGHPFARQAITEASTSILKDLSYDISDELEICIKPYKYRIDLEDSEWAKGRENVTAVLKEELKVAEAASKRLEEMVGGRKKVKDVMSFIDRVRSGQVVLEGDGVGGAGGFSQALLSRGREAVFLRDRVDVLKLRILAVKSKQCATKKNKYHCPEVFLDAVADKLTTTADLFLDAELLSKFYYQLPRELDARLGRGLSQDEIDRFAREDPKIKRHLDVVRRKDLLEHVLKEMEGLRQLEAREKRLMSRRDENRERRKQGGGWSLF, encoded by the exons ATGAGCGGCAGGCTCGCCACTGCACGTCTCGCCACGCTTGCGCGCCGGACAGCACTGCACGCACCACGCCGCTACACCACCCACTCGCTGCCCGCCGGCGGCCTGCTACGCACCGAAGCGGGCCTCCGCCTCATAAAACGCCGCCCATGGCCCCTTGGAAGCTATGCGCTGCACAATCTGCCGGCCACGCGCTCCATCTCCTTTGCACGCGTCGTGCCTAAGCTCGTCACCAAGCTCGCGACCGCTGGTGCAGCTGCGGGCGGCGCCGTCATTGCCGGGGTCTCGTACATCCAATACCAGGCAGGCC AGGCAGGCAGCTTTGCCATCGACCTCTTTGGCCGCGCCAAGGAAGGCGTAAGCTACGTCGCAGGCGGCGCGCTTGGATCCGTCAACGGCTTCTTCGACCAGATCGACCAGGGCTGGCGCAAGACCAAGGATGACCTGGAAAAGGCAGAATACCCCGAATGGCTGCAGAGCCTCCTGGCCAACGGCGATTCGGCCGGAGCTGGAGGCAGCCATGTCGGTGGACAAGGGCCCGAGGGCCCAAAGAAGAGTGGCGCTGGCACTGCAGCGGCAGGCGCTTCGACCGCAGCAGCTTTCGGCTACGCccaggacgacgacgaccagGCCGACAAGCACGAGGCCGAGAAGATTGCACGCGACGAGCAGATGATGATGCTCACCAAAAAGATGATTGAGATCCGAGGCCTGCTGCAGACCGTGGGCCAGTCGGAATCGCTAACACTGCCGTCCATTGTCGTCATTGGGTCGCAGTCTTCGGGCAAGAGCTCTGTCCTCGAGGCCATTGTCGGACACGAGTTTCTACCCAAGGGACACAACATGGTCACCCGACGCCCCATTGAGCTCACGCTCGTCAACACCCCCGATGCGCAAGCCGAGTACGGAGAGTTCCCTGCGCTTGGGCTGGGGAAGGTCACAGACTTCAACCAGATCCAGAGAACACTCACCGATCTCAACTTAGCTGTGCCTGCGTCTGACTGCGTGTCAGACGACCCTATCCAGCTGCGCATCTACTCGCCCAACGTGCCAGACCTCTCGTTGATCGATCTGCCGGGATACATTCAGGTCGTAGGCCGAGACCAGCCTCCACAGCTCAAGGAGCGCATTTCGCAGCTGTGTGAAAAGTACATCAGGTCGCCCAACGTCATCCTTGCCATTTCGGCAGCCGATGTAGACTTGGCAAACAGCACAGCGTTGCGAGCCTCCAGAAAGGTCGATCCGCGCGGCGAGAGGACCATTGGTGTCATTACAAAGATGGACCTTGTCGACCCCCAACGCGCTGTCAGCTTGCTCAGTGACAAGAAGTACGCGCTACGACTCGGCTATGTCGGCGTGGTATGCCGCGTGCCAGCTGGCGCAGGCGGTGGTAAGCTGTTCCACCGCGGCAATGGCAACATCCAAAACGCGATTGCAAAGAACGAGAACGCTTACTTCAATGCACACGCCGAGTTTGCGCCCGAGTCACAGCTAGATGTCGGCACTAGAAGCCTCAAGAAGAAGCTCATGCACGTGCTCGAGCAGACAATGGCAGCCAGTCTGAAAACAACGAGTGAAGCCATTCAGCGAGAGCTGGCTGAAGCTACATACGAATTCAAGGTTCAATACAACGAGCGCCCCTTGAGTGCCGAATCATACCTCGCCGAGTCGCTAGACGGATTCAAACACTCTTTCCGCGGCTTCACCGAGTCGTTCGGGCGACGCGAGGTCCGCGAACTTCTCAAGCACGAGCTAGACCAGCAAGTCCTCAACCTGCTGGCTCAACGCTATTGGAACCGCCCATTTGACGACCTCAGCCCACCCTTCCCCGAAACTGACCCCCTCAGCAGTCTTGCAACGGCCGATCCCGAAGGGGAAGATTCAATCTGGAAGATCAAGCTAGACAGCTCCAGCGCCGCGTTGACCAAACTCGGTGTCGGACGTCTCGCAACCAGTGTTATCGCAAACGCACTCCAAGCACACGTCGAGCACCTAATTGTCAACTCCCGCTTCGCCGGGCATCCCTTTGCACGACAAGCCATCACCGAGGCATCGACGTCCATTCTCAAGGACCTGTCCTACGACATCTCGGATGAGTTGGAGATCTGCATCAAGCCGTACAAGTACCGCATCGACCTCGAAGATAGCGAATGGGCCAAGGGTCGCGAGAATGTCACCGCTGTCTTGAAAGAGGAGCTCAAGGTTGCTGAGGCTGCAAGCAAGCGACTTGAAGAGATGGTGGGCGGCCGTAAGAAAGTCAAGGACGTAATGTCTTTCATCGACCGTGTGCGCAGCGGCCAAGTCGTCCTCGAAGGTGACGGCGTTGGCGGCGCCGGTGGGTTTAGCCAGGCGTTGTTGTCGAGGG GCCGTGAAGCAGTCTTCCTGCGCGACCGCGTTGACGTCCTCAAGCTGCGCATCCTCGCCGTCAAGTCAAAGCAATGCGCAACCAAGAAAAATAAGTACCACTGCCCTGAGGTCTTCCTCGACGCCGTCGCCGATAAACTTACCACCACCGCTGATCTTTTTCTTGACGCCGAGCTGCTCTCCAAGTTTTACTACCAGCTTCCCCGTGAACTCGACGCTCGTCTGGGGCGTGGCTTGTCACAGGACGAAATCGACCGCTTTGCACGCGAGGACCCCAAGATCAAACGTCACCTCGATGTCGTGAGGAGGAAGGACCTGCTCGAGCACGTGCTCAAGGAGATGGAGGGGCTGCGGCAGCTGGAGGCGAGGGAGAAGAGACTGATGTCGAGGAGAGACGAGAACAGAGAGAGGAGGAAACAAGGCGGCGGGTGGAGTCTGTTCTGA